Proteins found in one Amycolatopsis umgeniensis genomic segment:
- the nirB gene encoding nitrite reductase large subunit NirB yields MRKLVVAGHGMVAHRLVEAVRAEDKTGEWQVVVLAEEARPAYDRVALTSYVDTWDPASLALEGADYAGDEQVELRLGDAVASVDRERKVVVTESGYEQPYDALVLATGSRPFVPPVPGHDLPGCFVYRTIEDLDAIREAAQRPGRGRRSAVVIGGGLLGLEAAKALRDMGLSPHVVEMAPRLMPLQVDEGGGGLLRRLITELDVTVHTGTSTDAIEPDGSRYIAKLGNGTELDVDLVVFSAGIRPRDDLARSSGLEVGARGGILVDDSCRTSDPAVYAIGECAAVDGKMYGIVAPGYAMAEIVAARLTGGEGTFPEPDMSTKLKLMGVDVASFGDAHAATEGALEVAFNDAVAGTYKKLVISDDSKTLLGGVLVGDASEFNTLRAMVGGPLPAEPGAILAPAGGGAAVGVDALPDAAQICSCNAVSKGAITHAITEQGCDSVAKIKGCTRAGTACGSCVPLLGKLLTACGVEQSKALCEHFGQSRAELFQILQATRISTFSEMIDRYGSGTGCALCKPAIASILATLGNGHILAGEQATLQDTNDKFLANLQRNGTYSVVPRIPGGEVTPEKLMVIAQVAMDFGLYTKITGGQRIDLFGATVDQLPLIWRRLVDAGFESGHAYGKSLRTVKSCVGSTWCRYGVQDSVGLAIELELRYRGLRSPHKLKSAVSGCARECAEARSKDFGIIATDKGWNLYVGGNGGATPRHADLLVSEVDTETLIRTIDRFLMFYVRTADRLQRTAPWVEEMDGGLDHLRAVIVDDKLGICEDLDAAMAKHVGDYADEWRGVLEDPEKLAKFSSFVNAPGTPDPTISFRTERDQKVPVLLGIPEVKQ; encoded by the coding sequence ATGCGGAAACTCGTCGTCGCGGGACACGGTATGGTCGCGCACCGGCTCGTGGAGGCCGTGCGCGCGGAGGACAAGACCGGCGAATGGCAGGTCGTGGTGCTCGCCGAGGAGGCGCGCCCCGCCTACGACCGGGTCGCGCTGACGTCCTATGTGGACACTTGGGATCCGGCGTCGCTGGCGTTGGAAGGCGCCGACTACGCCGGGGACGAGCAGGTCGAGCTGCGGCTCGGCGACGCGGTGGCCTCGGTGGACCGGGAGCGCAAGGTCGTCGTCACCGAATCCGGGTACGAGCAGCCGTATGACGCGCTCGTCCTCGCGACCGGTTCGCGGCCGTTCGTCCCGCCGGTGCCGGGGCACGATCTTCCCGGCTGTTTCGTCTACCGGACGATCGAGGATCTCGACGCCATCCGGGAAGCCGCTCAGCGGCCCGGCCGCGGTCGCCGGTCCGCGGTCGTCATCGGTGGTGGGCTCCTCGGTCTGGAGGCCGCGAAGGCGTTGCGGGACATGGGTCTCTCGCCGCATGTGGTCGAGATGGCGCCGCGCCTGATGCCGCTTCAGGTCGACGAGGGCGGCGGCGGTCTGCTGCGGCGCCTGATCACCGAGCTCGACGTGACCGTCCACACAGGAACGTCGACCGACGCCATCGAGCCGGACGGCTCTCGCTACATCGCGAAGCTGGGCAACGGAACCGAGCTGGACGTCGACCTGGTCGTGTTCTCCGCCGGGATCCGGCCGCGTGACGACCTCGCGCGTTCGTCCGGGCTGGAGGTCGGCGCGCGGGGCGGCATCCTGGTCGACGACTCCTGCCGGACGTCGGATCCGGCGGTGTACGCGATCGGCGAATGCGCGGCCGTGGACGGCAAGATGTACGGCATCGTCGCGCCCGGCTACGCGATGGCGGAGATCGTCGCGGCGCGGCTGACCGGCGGCGAGGGCACGTTCCCCGAGCCGGACATGTCGACGAAACTCAAGCTCATGGGTGTCGACGTCGCCAGCTTCGGCGACGCGCACGCGGCGACCGAGGGTGCGCTGGAGGTCGCGTTCAACGACGCCGTCGCCGGGACCTACAAGAAACTCGTGATCTCGGACGACTCGAAGACGCTGCTCGGCGGGGTGCTGGTCGGCGACGCGAGCGAGTTCAACACGTTGCGCGCGATGGTCGGCGGGCCGTTGCCCGCCGAGCCGGGCGCGATCCTCGCCCCGGCCGGTGGCGGGGCGGCGGTGGGTGTCGACGCGCTGCCCGACGCCGCGCAGATCTGTTCGTGCAACGCGGTGTCCAAGGGCGCCATCACGCATGCGATCACCGAGCAGGGTTGCGATTCGGTCGCCAAGATCAAGGGCTGCACGCGGGCGGGTACGGCTTGCGGATCGTGTGTCCCGCTGCTGGGCAAGCTGCTGACGGCTTGCGGCGTCGAGCAGTCGAAGGCGCTGTGCGAGCACTTCGGCCAGTCGCGCGCGGAGCTGTTCCAGATCCTGCAGGCCACGCGGATCAGCACGTTCAGCGAGATGATCGATCGCTACGGCAGCGGAACCGGCTGCGCCCTCTGCAAACCGGCGATCGCGTCGATCCTGGCCACGCTGGGCAACGGGCACATCCTCGCCGGCGAGCAGGCGACGCTGCAGGACACCAACGACAAGTTCCTGGCGAACCTCCAGCGCAACGGGACCTACTCGGTGGTGCCGCGGATCCCCGGTGGCGAGGTCACCCCGGAGAAGCTCATGGTGATCGCGCAGGTGGCGATGGATTTCGGGCTGTACACCAAGATCACCGGCGGGCAGCGGATCGACCTGTTCGGCGCGACCGTCGACCAGCTCCCGCTGATCTGGCGGCGGCTCGTCGACGCCGGGTTCGAGTCGGGGCACGCGTACGGGAAGTCGTTGCGCACGGTGAAGTCCTGTGTCGGTTCGACGTGGTGCCGCTACGGCGTGCAGGACAGCGTCGGACTCGCGATCGAACTCGAACTGCGCTACCGCGGCCTGCGCTCGCCGCACAAGCTGAAGTCCGCGGTCTCCGGCTGCGCGCGGGAATGCGCCGAGGCGCGGAGCAAGGACTTCGGGATCATCGCGACCGACAAGGGCTGGAACCTCTACGTCGGCGGGAACGGCGGCGCGACCCCGCGGCACGCCGATCTGCTGGTGTCCGAAGTGGACACCGAGACGCTGATCCGCACGATCGACCGGTTCCTGATGTTCTACGTCCGCACGGCCGACCGGTTGCAGCGCACCGCGCCGTGGGTCGAGGAGATGGACGGCGGTCTCGATCATCTGCGCGCGGTCATCGTCGACGACAAGCTCGGTATCTGCGAGGACCTCGACGCGGCGATGGCCAAACACGTCGGCGACTACGCCGACGAATGGCGCGGGGTGCTGGAAGATCCCGAGAAGCTGGCGAAGTTCAGCTCGTTCGTCAACGCGCCGGGCACGCCGGATCCGACGATCTCGTTCCGCACCGAACGTGACCAGAAGGTGCCCGTACTGCTGGGCATCCCGGAGGTGAAACAGTGA